One window from the genome of Tolypothrix sp. NIES-4075 encodes:
- a CDS encoding DsbA family protein produces the protein MSDNISAQATGDTQKLKPPAYRNQLAVLPSQRDRQQGSPNAKVVLVEYGDYQCPQCGELHTLIQTVQERLNTSEQNDLCFVYRHFPQPQIHPQAQKAAAAAEAAAAQGQFWQMHDILFAHQQELGDGYLAEYADNLGLDVTQFVRDLYKQVHVARINEDIETGLQSGVTAAPALFLNGIQYSGGWNIEQLKAAIVAARCGCK, from the coding sequence TCCGGCTTATCGCAATCAATTAGCTGTACTACCATCCCAGCGAGATCGGCAACAAGGATCGCCCAATGCTAAAGTTGTGCTGGTTGAGTATGGGGATTATCAATGTCCTCAATGTGGAGAACTTCATACCTTAATTCAGACAGTGCAAGAACGGCTTAACACATCCGAGCAAAACGATCTCTGCTTTGTGTACAGGCATTTTCCTCAGCCTCAAATTCATCCTCAAGCTCAAAAGGCAGCAGCGGCAGCAGAAGCAGCGGCAGCACAGGGACAATTCTGGCAGATGCATGACATTTTGTTCGCCCATCAGCAAGAGCTGGGGGATGGCTATCTGGCGGAGTATGCTGACAATTTAGGGCTTGATGTCACTCAGTTTGTTCGAGATCTGTATAAACAAGTGCATGTTGCTCGCATCAATGAAGATATCGAAACTGGATTACAAAGTGGAGTAACGGCTGCCCCAGCCCTGTTTCTCAATGGAATTCAGTATTCCGGAGGCTGGAACATCGAGCAATTGAAGGCAGCTATTGTCGCTGCAAGATGCGGCTGTAAGTGA
- a CDS encoding glycoside hydrolase family 64 protein, with translation MKFSFTNNTKDKFPSDKIHFVITGLNASNQTCHLNKNGDLVPCHVSDNNAPGHLTKKGQNYANYLHTIKEVSEIKVPHIRSGRVYISLGSPIYLQIADDNTIIQPNTGNQSDANVDVYFDWIEFTFDDAGFHGNTTQVDQFGFPMVMKLSGPNGSKKVGITESRSALFDKYASNVPAPFKSLVQKPYRIVSPFKGDFDKGGTHAKYFDDYIHDVWQHYKTNKLELKMPQGTFIGKVEDNVFIFTRADSPNQKYKIHYPESPNVFKCDEEFSKGDEIQKAIQAQVAAMFNRHIVKNPADKCKPSEFYKKDPANFYAEFWHHHSIDNKAYGFPFDDVCEQSTLIEHPNPQELEITINWD, from the coding sequence ATGAAATTTTCATTTACCAACAATACGAAGGACAAATTCCCCTCAGATAAAATTCACTTTGTAATCACTGGTCTAAATGCATCGAACCAAACTTGTCATCTTAACAAAAACGGTGATTTAGTTCCATGTCATGTTAGCGATAATAATGCACCAGGACATTTAACTAAAAAGGGGCAAAATTATGCTAATTATTTACACACTATTAAGGAGGTTTCGGAAATAAAAGTTCCGCATATTCGTTCAGGTAGGGTTTATATTAGTCTCGGTTCACCGATATACTTACAAATCGCTGACGACAACACTATTATTCAACCGAATACGGGTAATCAATCTGACGCCAATGTAGACGTTTACTTTGATTGGATAGAGTTTACCTTTGATGATGCAGGCTTCCACGGCAATACTACTCAAGTAGACCAATTTGGATTTCCAATGGTCATGAAATTAAGCGGACCTAATGGTTCAAAAAAAGTTGGTATAACTGAATCAAGGAGTGCTTTATTCGATAAATATGCTAGTAATGTCCCAGCCCCATTTAAATCTTTGGTTCAGAAACCCTACAGAATAGTATCGCCATTTAAAGGGGATTTTGATAAAGGTGGTACTCACGCAAAATACTTCGATGATTACATTCACGATGTGTGGCAACATTACAAGACAAATAAACTTGAACTGAAAATGCCACAGGGAACATTTATCGGAAAAGTAGAAGATAACGTTTTCATTTTTACCAGGGCAGATTCACCTAATCAAAAGTATAAAATACACTATCCAGAATCTCCGAATGTCTTTAAATGTGATGAAGAGTTTTCAAAAGGTGATGAGATTCAAAAGGCAATTCAAGCTCAAGTTGCCGCCATGTTTAACAGGCACATAGTCAAGAATCCAGCAGATAAATGTAAGCCTTCGGAATTCTATAAAAAAGATCCGGCTAATTTCTATGCTGAATTCTGGCATCATCATAGCATAGATAACAAAGCTTATGGATTCCCATTTGATGATGTGTGCGAGCAAAGCACTCTAATTGAACATCCAAATCCTCAAGAATTGGAGATAACTATAAATTGGGATTAA
- a CDS encoding CAP domain-containing protein yields MKIKAILAAHNKYRAKVDVPPLEWSENLAASAQKWANHLAAIGKLEHGSAGENLASGTADAYSVTQLIDLWGHEKKHFKNGIFPDVSTTGRWEDVGHYTQVVWRKTRKVGCGLARGHGNDFLVCHYNPAGNVIGEKVF; encoded by the coding sequence ATGAAAATTAAAGCAATTTTAGCAGCACACAATAAGTACAGAGCCAAAGTAGATGTTCCACCACTGGAATGGTCAGAAAATTTAGCAGCAAGCGCTCAAAAGTGGGCAAATCATTTGGCGGCAATAGGAAAATTGGAACATGGTAGCGCTGGAGAAAACTTAGCAAGTGGTACGGCTGATGCTTATTCTGTAACTCAGCTAATAGATTTGTGGGGTCATGAAAAGAAGCATTTCAAAAACGGTATTTTTCCCGATGTTTCTACTACTGGACGTTGGGAGGACGTGGGTCATTATACTCAAGTTGTTTGGAGAAAAACAAGAAAAGTTGGATGTGGTTTAGCGAGGGGACATGGCAACGATTTTCTTGTTTGTCACTACAATCCGGCAGGCAATGTTATCGGAGAAAAAGTTTTTTAG
- a CDS encoding glycosyl hydrolase family 17 protein gives MSQFLGVTFEPYVGHWRGTPPNAKTPQWDSYSQQEIVDMLEVIASKFTKISTYSMGYAEYYPPTTPWNQVDSNCHVAVAAAHLNKRRGKVDIKVAQGIYQQSNPQLQDAEIQAAFSAASAANAIVSKTVTSLIFTNEYIVDAQTTNAVNEMIVANKQKSHHLDLKVGVRSNTFLHIANPDSPFHKELKTLIQNCDFIQCNLYPEANAATPQEGVHGVSQAFNRIKSAVDKINPQCEVMIGETGWPSHGISFNKTDNNVKNLLAYFEAIDKWASQHRVITYLFEAIDEPWKSDQNKQDPPWQGANGAEGHYGLWFLNDSGGYTHKHV, from the coding sequence ATGTCTCAATTTCTCGGTGTTACCTTTGAACCTTATGTTGGTCATTGGAGAGGAACACCTCCAAATGCTAAAACCCCGCAGTGGGACTCTTACAGCCAGCAAGAGATTGTGGATATGCTAGAGGTGATTGCATCCAAGTTTACCAAAATCAGCACCTACAGTATGGGGTATGCCGAGTATTACCCACCGACAACGCCCTGGAATCAAGTTGATTCTAACTGTCATGTTGCAGTTGCTGCTGCCCATTTAAATAAGCGTCGTGGCAAAGTTGATATTAAGGTAGCTCAAGGTATTTATCAGCAGTCGAATCCACAACTGCAAGACGCAGAAATTCAAGCGGCTTTTTCTGCTGCTAGCGCCGCAAACGCTATTGTTTCCAAGACGGTCACTTCATTAATTTTTACTAATGAATATATCGTTGACGCGCAAACAACTAATGCAGTCAACGAAATGATTGTAGCTAACAAGCAGAAATCTCATCACCTCGATCTCAAAGTTGGTGTCCGCTCGAATACCTTCCTTCATATTGCCAATCCAGACAGCCCATTTCATAAAGAGCTGAAGACGCTGATTCAAAACTGCGATTTTATTCAGTGCAATCTTTATCCTGAAGCAAACGCAGCCACTCCCCAAGAGGGTGTGCATGGGGTAAGCCAAGCTTTCAATAGGATTAAATCAGCAGTCGATAAAATCAACCCACAATGTGAGGTGATGATCGGCGAGACTGGCTGGCCTTCACATGGAATCAGCTTCAACAAAACGGATAACAATGTGAAGAATCTTTTAGCATACTTTGAGGCGATCGATAAGTGGGCATCACAGCACCGTGTAATTACTTACTTGTTTGAAGCAATTGACGAACCTTGGAAAAGTGACCAGAACAAGCAAGATCCCCCTTGGCAAGGAGCCAATGGTGCTGAGGGACACTACGGTCTTTGGTTTCTCAATGACTCTGGTGGTTATACACACAAGCACGTTTAA
- a CDS encoding 3D domain-containing protein, which produces MSCQSGSSYIVKSGDTLYTIAEQQLGDGDRSNEIKNPDGSAPNASSLQPGQELCLPEESDLTSDHHRHLNLEATFYSREETQCHPPATGVHGVTLRQALAGEKTPPCGSGIGRLQCAVDPDVIPLHKKFTLILWNGKHVKAVALDTGTAIKGHIIDIFVDTNAEAINLGRKHVKAIL; this is translated from the coding sequence ATGTCTTGTCAATCAGGTAGTTCATATATCGTTAAGTCTGGAGATACGCTTTATACCATTGCCGAGCAACAATTGGGTGATGGCGATCGCTCGAATGAAATCAAGAACCCAGATGGTAGCGCACCCAATGCTAGCAGTTTGCAGCCCGGTCAGGAACTCTGCCTTCCTGAGGAGTCTGATCTCACTTCCGATCATCATAGGCACTTAAATCTAGAAGCTACATTTTACAGCAGAGAAGAAACACAGTGTCATCCACCCGCGACAGGTGTACATGGAGTTACATTGCGACAAGCGCTTGCAGGTGAAAAGACTCCACCATGTGGTTCAGGTATTGGGCGTCTACAGTGCGCGGTAGACCCAGATGTTATTCCTCTTCACAAAAAATTCACCTTGATACTTTGGAATGGCAAGCACGTAAAGGCTGTTGCACTAGATACGGGTACAGCAATTAAAGGTCATATTATTGACATATTTGTCGATACAAACGCTGAGGCAATCAATCTAGGTAGAAAGCATGTTAAGGCAATTCTTTGA
- a CDS encoding cupin domain-containing protein, with translation MHHSHVIPVLQSPQHFRAYRISPDSTNRLAIIFDPTIAHFSLTYCIEIFDVGGKTPPNRHQFAIETFFVLKGEGIAMCDGEEVALHSGDALLVPPTGVHEIRNTGTERLYTLTVMVPNENFAELIRSGVPVELDAEDLAVLQRKPVSPQVNT, from the coding sequence ATGCATCATTCTCATGTCATTCCGGTACTGCAATCGCCGCAGCACTTTCGGGCTTATCGCATCAGCCCAGACAGCACGAATCGGTTAGCGATCATCTTTGACCCCACCATCGCCCATTTCTCGCTCACTTACTGCATTGAAATTTTTGATGTGGGTGGAAAAACACCTCCGAATCGGCATCAATTTGCGATCGAGACGTTTTTTGTCCTCAAAGGCGAAGGTATCGCCATGTGTGATGGTGAAGAAGTAGCGCTGCACTCTGGTGATGCCTTGCTCGTGCCGCCGACTGGAGTACATGAAATTCGCAATACTGGAACAGAGCGACTGTATACGCTAACAGTGATGGTTCCCAACGAAAACTTTGCTGAACTGATTCGGAGCGGCGTTCCGGTCGAACTCGATGCCGAGGATCTAGCCGTGCTGCAACGTAAGCCAGTATCCCCACAAGTTAATACTTGA
- a CDS encoding sulfatase family protein, which produces MKTSSLRTKFFALIMIGVLVVNVLLSAPQKAFAQTSKPNIVFVLVDDMDADTINRDPEKYAPHIKSLLIDKGVTFPNFFVDVSLCCPSRSSILRGQYPHNTGVLNNKTDGGFQKFYDNGKGPEKETIATLLKANDYRTALIGKYLNGYPNTAPDDTYVPPGWTEWYSAMEKGKKNKAQGYGNPYTQYGYTLNQKGLNQNGKLVKYGHNPEDYGTDVYTGFATDFIKRSARDNKPFFLYLAPYNIHSPYEPAKRYKPLFRDPTIKAPRLDNFNETDGEGGFNTKPKFMQNDRLDREQIECVDKSYRKRLRSLQSVDDTVKTLVDTLKAEGQLDNTYIIFTADNGYKQGIHRVSLGKQSAYEEDIRLNLFVRGPGIPAGKKLPQIVGNIDFFPTFADIAGVQPPRFVDGRSFLPLLKGTTPENRKWRSAFLIEHTPDKKNPNVLEDEEDLDDLDNDLLQLAEEEQSQLADENQSQLADEDRSECRQKLKKNVLHIPTYQAIRTRDYTYVEYETGAKELYDIKKDPYQLNNKAATADQALLRRLANRLSKLRTCKAEANSCAAIEDEEDESFTP; this is translated from the coding sequence ATGAAAACATCCAGTTTGAGAACAAAGTTCTTTGCTCTAATAATGATCGGTGTTTTGGTAGTCAATGTGCTACTATCAGCACCACAAAAAGCTTTCGCCCAAACAAGTAAACCCAATATCGTTTTCGTCCTAGTGGATGACATGGACGCTGACACAATTAACAGAGATCCGGAGAAATATGCACCACACATCAAGTCGCTTTTGATCGACAAGGGCGTAACATTTCCCAACTTTTTTGTCGATGTATCTCTATGCTGTCCATCGCGCTCAAGCATTTTGCGCGGTCAGTATCCCCACAATACGGGGGTTTTGAACAACAAAACTGATGGAGGTTTCCAGAAATTCTATGACAATGGCAAGGGCCCAGAAAAAGAGACGATCGCCACCTTATTAAAGGCAAATGACTACCGGACAGCGTTGATTGGCAAGTACCTCAACGGCTACCCCAACACAGCCCCCGATGATACCTATGTCCCACCTGGTTGGACAGAGTGGTATAGCGCAATGGAAAAAGGCAAGAAAAACAAAGCCCAGGGTTATGGCAATCCTTACACACAGTACGGCTATACACTGAACCAGAAAGGACTGAACCAGAATGGCAAGCTGGTCAAGTACGGTCACAATCCCGAAGACTACGGTACAGACGTTTATACTGGCTTTGCCACTGATTTCATCAAACGTTCTGCCAGAGACAACAAACCGTTTTTCCTTTATCTGGCTCCCTACAACATTCACTCGCCATATGAGCCAGCCAAACGCTATAAGCCCCTCTTCCGAGATCCAACTATTAAAGCGCCCCGCCTAGACAATTTTAACGAAACCGACGGTGAGGGCGGCTTTAATACTAAGCCTAAATTCATGCAGAATGATCGACTCGATCGCGAACAAATTGAATGTGTTGATAAAAGTTATCGAAAGCGCTTGCGATCGCTACAGTCGGTTGACGATACAGTTAAAACGTTAGTCGATACGCTCAAGGCGGAAGGGCAACTTGACAATACTTACATCATTTTCACCGCCGATAACGGTTACAAACAGGGTATTCACCGGGTAAGCTTAGGCAAACAAAGTGCCTACGAGGAAGATATTCGCTTGAATCTGTTCGTGCGGGGACCAGGAATTCCCGCCGGCAAGAAACTGCCCCAGATAGTGGGTAATATCGACTTTTTCCCCACCTTTGCCGATATAGCTGGAGTTCAACCACCCCGTTTTGTTGATGGACGCTCGTTCTTACCCTTGTTAAAGGGAACGACACCAGAAAATAGGAAGTGGCGCTCTGCATTTTTGATAGAACACACACCAGATAAGAAAAATCCAAATGTACTTGAAGATGAGGAGGATTTAGACGATCTAGACAACGATCTGTTACAGCTTGCAGAGGAGGAGCAGTCACAGCTTGCAGATGAGAATCAGTCACAGCTTGCAGATGAAGATCGCTCAGAGTGCCGCCAAAAACTGAAGAAGAATGTACTGCATATCCCTACTTACCAGGCGATCCGGACACGAGATTACACCTATGTTGAATATGAAACTGGGGCGAAGGAACTGTACGACATCAAAAAAGACCCCTATCAGTTAAACAACAAGGCTGCTACAGCCGATCAAGCTCTACTCCGACGGCTTGCTAACCGACTGAGTAAACTGCGTACTTGTAAAGCCGAAGCCAATTCCTGTGCGGCAATTGAGGATGAGGAGGACGAGTCGTTTACTCCCTAA